A single Musa acuminata AAA Group cultivar baxijiao chromosome BXJ2-1, Cavendish_Baxijiao_AAA, whole genome shotgun sequence DNA region contains:
- the LOC135598085 gene encoding adenylate isopentenyltransferase-like — MRILLSSSGSRALLLPYLQRPATAKKQRLMTTVAPRQQQKHHRLHPHDLFGGYGYGGGNDRNGQGKGEEERVVVIMGATGTGKSKLSIDLSAMFSGEVVNSDKIQVYRGLDITTNKIPEAERRGVAHHLLGELDPAAGELPPAGFRALAGRAIGDISARHRVPVLAGGSNSFIHALLSDPYDPKRDPFCPAEAPERIRLTRQEAEEGLRYRCCFLWVHVDAAVLAEHLDRRVDEMVGEGMINELERYFAEEWEAGRHPGLGKAIGVPEFQGYFTGRGGRTAAAYEAALSAIKANTRRLAEEQVRKIKRLAATGWPLRRVDATAAVAAKVAGEGGTTAPWRRDVLGPSAAAVGRFLEKDGEGHHNHHLLRRSYRTRVVLPSIKVG; from the coding sequence atgagaattctgctatccagCAGTGGCAGCAGAGCTCTACTCCTCCCTTACCTGCAGAGGCCGGCGACTGCGAAGAAGCAGCGTCTCATGACGACTGTCGCGCCGCGACAACAGCAGAAGCACCACCGTCTCCACCCCCACGACCTGTTTGGCGGATATGGATACGGTGGCGGTAATGACAGGAATGGGCAGGGaaagggagaggaggagagaGTGGTGGTCATCATGGGTGCCACCGGCACGGGGAAGTCGAAGCTGTCCATCGACCTGTCCGCCATGTTCTCCGGCGAGGTCGTCAACTCCGATAAGATTCAGGTGTACCGGGGCCTCGACATCACGACCAACAAGATACCCGAGGCTGAGCGGCGGGGCGTGGCGCACCATTTGCTCGGGGAGCTTGATCCGGCGGCGGGGGAGCTGCCCCCGGCGGGGTTCCGGGCCTTGGCGGGGAGAGCCATTGGCGACATCTCCGCCCGCCATCGGGTACCCGTGCTGGCTGGCGGGTCCAACTCCTTCATCCACGCGCTGCTATCGGACCCGTACGATCCCAAGCGCGACCCTTTCTGCCCGGCTGAGGCGCCGGAGCGGATTAGGTTGACCCGGCAGGAGGCCGAGGAGGGGCTGCGCTACCGGTGCTGTTTCCTGTGGGTGCACGTGGACGCGGCGGTGCTGGCGGAACACCTCGATCGGCGGGTGGACGAGATGGTGGGGGAGGGGATGATAAACGAGCTGGAGCGCTATTTCGCGGAGGAGTGGGAGGCGGGACGGCACCCGGGGCTGGGGAAGGCCATCGGGGTGCCGGAGTTCCAGGGATACTTCACGGGACGTGGCGGGCGGACAGCGGCAGCGTATGAGGCAGCGCTGTCGGCCATCAAGGCGAACACGCGGCGGCTGGCGGAGGAGCAGGTGCGGAAGATCAAGCGGTTGGCGGCGACGGGGTGGCCGCTGCGTCGGGTGGACGCGACCGCCGCGGTGGCGGCCAAGGTCGCGGGTGAGGGGGGCACGACAGCGCCGTGGCGGAGGGACGTGCTAGGGCCCAGCGCCGCGGCGGTGGGGCGGTTCCTGGAGAAGGACGGCGAGGGCCACCAcaaccaccacctcctccgccgCAGCTACCGCACGCGCGTCGTACTCCCTTCGATTAAAGTCGGTTGA